From Pseudovibrio sp. Tun.PSC04-5.I4, a single genomic window includes:
- the ade gene encoding adenine deaminase: MGSRQDKVAGLKTLIDQGQGAVPADLVLKNVELFNVIDGSLTKTDIAICGDKIVGTYDTYSGETEVDCSGKIAVPGFIDTHLHVESSLVTPLEFDRCVLPYGVTTAICDPHEIANVTGAAGIKYFLDSSLETIMDLRVNLSSCVPATEFETSGARLDIDDLLPFKDHSSVIGLAEFMNFPGVLAGDPNALAKIAEFEGEHIDGHAPLVRGKALNGYLSAGIRTDHEATTAEEALEKISKGMTILIREGSVSKDLDALAPVLTPERASFVALCTDDRNPLDIAEEGHLNCLIKRLIGHGSAPRDVYRAASWSAANAFGLRDRGLIAPGWRADIVLLNDLETCDISDVISAGRLVNDELFAGRKLIEPIGLLDTCHAEQVSAASFVVPAQRETSVIGVKPGLIITEHLKMDLPVADNYSQIDLEQDAIKVAVVERHGKNGNIATAFVNGFGMAGGAIASSVGHDSHNICVVGADEEAMAAAVNRCIALKGGFVVAKGSDVLAEMELPLAGLMSLDPFEKVKERLEELRAAAKSLGCVLPEPFLQVAFLPLPVIPHLKITDFGLFDVSRFELIQ; encoded by the coding sequence ATGGGATCTCGGCAGGATAAAGTCGCTGGATTAAAAACACTCATTGATCAGGGGCAGGGAGCTGTGCCAGCTGATCTGGTGCTGAAGAACGTAGAACTCTTCAACGTGATTGATGGAAGCCTGACAAAAACTGATATCGCCATTTGCGGTGATAAGATCGTCGGGACATACGATACCTACAGTGGTGAAACCGAGGTGGATTGCAGCGGTAAGATTGCTGTGCCGGGCTTCATTGATACGCACTTGCATGTGGAATCCTCTCTGGTAACACCGTTAGAGTTTGATCGCTGTGTTCTGCCGTATGGTGTGACGACTGCGATTTGTGATCCGCATGAAATTGCGAATGTGACGGGCGCGGCGGGCATTAAGTATTTCCTCGACAGTTCACTCGAGACCATCATGGATTTGCGGGTGAACTTGTCTTCCTGTGTGCCAGCAACTGAGTTTGAGACGAGTGGTGCGCGGTTGGATATTGATGATCTGCTACCGTTCAAGGATCATTCCAGCGTCATCGGTCTTGCGGAGTTTATGAACTTCCCCGGTGTGCTGGCAGGTGATCCGAATGCACTTGCCAAGATTGCTGAATTTGAGGGTGAACACATTGATGGGCACGCGCCCTTGGTTCGAGGCAAGGCGCTGAATGGGTATCTTTCTGCTGGTATCCGCACAGACCATGAAGCAACAACTGCAGAGGAAGCGCTGGAGAAAATCTCCAAGGGGATGACGATCCTCATTCGCGAAGGGTCCGTTTCCAAGGATTTGGATGCGCTTGCGCCGGTGTTAACACCAGAGCGCGCCAGCTTTGTTGCTCTGTGTACGGATGACCGCAATCCACTTGATATTGCCGAGGAAGGGCATCTCAACTGCCTGATTAAGCGCCTGATTGGTCATGGAAGTGCACCGCGTGATGTTTACCGTGCTGCAAGTTGGTCCGCCGCCAATGCGTTTGGTTTGCGTGACCGTGGTTTGATTGCTCCGGGTTGGCGGGCTGATATCGTTCTGCTGAACGATCTGGAAACCTGTGACATCAGTGACGTTATTTCTGCTGGTCGACTGGTCAATGATGAGCTGTTTGCAGGTCGGAAACTGATTGAGCCAATCGGATTGCTTGATACGTGCCATGCGGAGCAAGTGAGTGCGGCTAGTTTTGTGGTGCCTGCACAACGAGAGACATCGGTTATCGGTGTGAAACCGGGCCTGATTATCACTGAGCATTTGAAGATGGATCTGCCTGTTGCAGACAACTATTCACAAATCGATCTGGAGCAGGATGCAATCAAAGTTGCAGTGGTTGAGCGGCATGGCAAGAATGGGAACATTGCCACGGCGTTCGTAAATGGGTTTGGTATGGCGGGCGGGGCTATTGCCTCTTCTGTGGGACATGACAGTCATAACATCTGCGTTGTTGGAGCAGATGAAGAGGCAATGGCTGCGGCGGTAAACCGGTGTATTGCCTTAAAAGGCGGCTTTGTTGTAGCCAAAGGCAGTGACGTGCTTGCAGAGATGGAACTTCCGCTTGCTGGGCTTATGAGCTTGGACCCATTTGAAAAGGTGAAGGAGCGTCTTGAGGAACTCCGGGCCGCAGCTAAATCGCTGGGCTGTGTGCTTCCGGAGCCGTTTTTGCAGGTGGCATTTCTACCTCTCCCCGTTATTCCCCACCTTAAAATCACTGATTTTGGGTTGTTTGACGTCTCACGATTTGAGCTCATTCAATAG
- the zwf gene encoding glucose-6-phosphate dehydrogenase, whose product MPNRPAPTDPFDLVVFGGTGDLTYRKLLPALYHREPVGHICEDARIIAVSRRQLTDEEYREWAGKAICEHVKDVDQDALGRFLKRIQYVSVDVAQNTGWEALEEKLAGREDVIRAFYLSVSPDFFGPICSALGEHNLVTEKSRVTIEKPIGKDGTSAHEVNETVGSVFKEHQIFRIDHYLGKETVQNLMALRFANVLFEPLWNSAHIDHVQITVAETLGVESRAGYYDTAGALRDMVQNHLLQLLCLVAMEAPESMAPDSVRDEKLKVLKALRRMTPEMVERNTVRGQYRSGASAGGAVRGYLEELGNDTSTTETFVAAKVDIANWRWANVPFYLRTGKRLASRVSEITIQFKDVPHSIFLPDAGRIAANKLVIRLQPDEGVKMQVMIKDPGPGSMRLREVPLDMTFAEAFNARHPDAYERLIMDMIRGNQTLFMRRDEVEAAWAWIDPILSHWSHVKESPKPYTSGTWGPSSSIALIERDGRTWHDESD is encoded by the coding sequence ATGCCTAACCGTCCTGCACCAACTGACCCGTTTGACCTCGTCGTATTTGGCGGAACTGGCGACCTAACTTATCGCAAACTGCTACCAGCTCTCTACCACCGCGAACCAGTCGGACACATTTGCGAAGACGCACGCATCATTGCAGTATCCCGCCGCCAACTGACCGATGAAGAATACCGCGAATGGGCCGGCAAAGCGATCTGCGAGCATGTTAAAGACGTTGATCAGGATGCTTTGGGTCGTTTCTTGAAGCGCATCCAGTATGTATCTGTCGATGTTGCCCAGAACACCGGATGGGAAGCATTGGAGGAAAAACTAGCAGGCCGCGAAGACGTTATTCGTGCCTTTTATCTCTCCGTCTCTCCTGATTTCTTCGGCCCAATCTGTTCCGCATTGGGTGAGCACAATCTGGTTACCGAGAAATCCCGTGTAACCATCGAAAAACCAATCGGCAAAGACGGCACCTCTGCGCATGAAGTGAACGAAACTGTTGGCTCGGTTTTCAAAGAACACCAGATTTTCCGTATCGATCACTACCTTGGTAAGGAAACCGTTCAGAACCTGATGGCCCTACGCTTTGCAAACGTCCTGTTCGAACCACTCTGGAATTCAGCCCATATCGATCATGTACAAATCACAGTGGCCGAAACCCTCGGCGTTGAGAGCCGGGCAGGTTATTACGACACCGCTGGCGCACTGCGCGACATGGTACAGAACCACCTCCTCCAACTGCTCTGCCTTGTTGCGATGGAAGCACCGGAATCCATGGCGCCAGACAGTGTGCGTGATGAGAAGCTTAAAGTTCTCAAAGCTCTGCGCCGGATGACACCGGAGATGGTTGAGCGGAACACCGTTCGCGGACAGTACCGTTCAGGGGCATCTGCTGGCGGCGCTGTAAGAGGCTATCTCGAAGAGCTGGGCAATGACACGTCCACAACCGAAACCTTTGTGGCAGCGAAGGTAGATATCGCCAACTGGCGGTGGGCCAACGTTCCATTCTACCTGCGCACAGGCAAACGCCTCGCCTCGCGTGTCTCCGAAATCACCATTCAGTTCAAAGACGTGCCCCACTCCATCTTCCTACCTGATGCTGGCCGAATTGCAGCAAACAAACTTGTCATCCGCTTGCAGCCAGATGAAGGCGTCAAAATGCAGGTGATGATCAAGGACCCGGGTCCAGGATCCATGCGTCTGCGCGAAGTGCCATTGGATATGACATTCGCTGAAGCCTTCAACGCCCGTCACCCAGATGCCTATGAGCGCCTGATCATGGACATGATCCGTGGCAACCAGACCCTGTTCATGCGCCGTGACGAAGTGGAAGCGGCCTGGGCATGGATTGATCCGATCCTCTCCCATTGGTCCCATGTCAAGGAAAGCCCGAAGCCTTACACCTCCGGGACTTGGGGGCCGTCTTCCTCTATTGCCCTCATCGAGCGTGATGGCCGCACATGGCATGACGAAAGCGACTGA